From a single Helicoverpa armigera isolate CAAS_96S chromosome 7, ASM3070526v1, whole genome shotgun sequence genomic region:
- the LOC110379856 gene encoding juvenile hormone esterase — protein MAKVKVQQGWLSGALLETVTGEGTYYSFKGIPYAQPPLGKLRFKAPLPPLPWEGTRSALEHGPKCIQQSVLTGAIEHGSEDCLYLNVYSPDIKPIRQLPVMVFIHGGGYKSGSGDDDNYGPDFLMPHGVILVTFNYRLDALGFLCLDTEDVPGNAGMKDQVAALKWVRDNIANFGGDPDNVTVFGESAGGASTCLHMISPLSKGLFSKAISMSGVPMNDWSIAFKPQKRAFMLGRELGLDTNDPNELLEYLQSLPVEKLVGTNPVILSFEEYNNNPFKFFHFTPVVEKNFGKEHFLTEDPLEALKSKRVHDVDALIGHTSVESALGIAFFEQGILKQYGRYPELLVPRKILTTSTPEKILEISDRIHEYFFKRQPIDEKLMKEFAYYASQACFVYDVHRFIDHLPKVGTGRRYLYKFSCVSGRNVYSMAGLKYGIKAAAHLDDLMYLLHAKAHNLKLEKNTKEYELVNLVCTVFTNFAKFGNPTPDPSLGTIWPEYTTSTKAYVDIEDTLVQKTEPEAESLAFWKTIFEYAGLEF, from the exons atgGCGAAAGTCAAAGTGCAGCAGGGTTGGTTGTCTGGGGCACTGCTGGAAACTGTCACGGGAGAAGGAACATACTATAGTTTTAAAGGCATCCCATACGCTCAACCACCGCTGGGCAAGCTTAGATTCAAG gCTCCGCTTCCCCCTTTGCCATGGGAAGGAACACGAAGTGCTTTAGAGCATGGTCCCAAATGCATTCAGCAGTCAGTTCTGACTGGAGCCATTGAGCACGGCAGCGAGGACTGCTTGTACCTAAATGTGTACAGCCCAGATATAAAACCGATTCGACAGTTGCCAGTTATGGTGTTCATCCACGGAGGAGGATACAAAAGCGGTTCAGGAGATGATGATAACTACGGACCAGACTTCCTAATGCCCCACGGTGTGATACTCGTAACCTTCAACTATAGGTTAGATGCACTAGGCTTCTTGTGCTTAGACACTGAAGATGTACCCGGGAACGCTGGTATGAAGGACCAAGTTGCGGCTTTAAAATGGGTGAGAGATAATATCGCTAACTTTGGAGGAGATCCTGACAATGTCACAGTTTTCGGTGAAAGTGCTGGTGGTGCATCCACTTGCCTACATATGATATCTCCGCTGTCGAAGGGACTTTTTTCTAAAGCTATTTCGATGAGTGGTGTGCCAATGAATGATTGGAGTATAGCATTCAAGCCACAAAAACGCGCATTTATGCTCGGCAGAGAATTAGGTCTTGATACAAACGACCCTAATGAACTGTTGGAGTACCTGCAAAGCCTTCCAGTAGAGAAACTAGTGGGCACCAATCCAGTCATATTATCGTTTGAAGAATATAACAATAATCCGTTTAAGTTTTTCCACTTCACTCCAGTTGTAGAAAAAAACTTTGGCAAAGAACATTTCCTGACAGAAGACCCGCTGGAGGCATTGAAAAGTAAACGAGTTCATGATGTAGATGCTTTAATTGGCCACACGAGCGTAGAAAGCGCGCTTGGAATCGCTTTCTTTGAACAAGggatattaaaacaatatggCCGCTACCCAGAACTGCTAGTCCCAAGAAAGATTCTAACAACGAGTACACCGGAGAAGATTTTGGAAATATCAGATAGGATACACGAGTATTTTTTCAAGAGGCAACCAATTGACGAGAAACTAATGAAAGAATTTGCCTACTACGCGAGCCAGGCCTGCTTCGTCTATGATGTTCATAGGTTCATTGACCACCTACCCAAGGTTGGTACTGGGAGAAGGTACTTGTACAAGTTTTCATGTGTGTCTGGTAGAAATGTCTACAGTATGGCAGGTCTGAAGTATGGTATCAAAGCAGCTGCCCATTTGGATGACTTGATGTACTTACTGCACGCGAAGGCACATAActtgaaacttgagaaaaatACTAAGGAGTATGAGCTCGTTAATTTAGTATGCACCGTATTTACGAACTTCGCTAAGTTTGG GAATCCGACACCAGACCCATCTCTTGGTACCATCTGGCCAGAATACACCACCTCTACTAAAGCATACGTGGATATAGAAGACACCCTCGTTCAGAAGACTGAACCAGAGGCAGAATCCCTGGCTTTTTGGAAGACCATCTTTGAATATGCTGGACTGGAATTCTAA
- the LOC135117174 gene encoding juvenile hormone esterase-like, with translation MVEVKVQQGWLSGERLETVTGDGKYYSFKGIPYAQPPLGKLRFKAPQPPLPWEGIRDATAHGPKCPQKDIFTDTFLAGNEDCLYLNVYSPDIMPNTPLPVMVFIHGGGYKSGSGNDDHYGPDFLMPHGVVLVTLNYRLDALGFLCLDTEEVPGNAGLKDQVAALRWVRDNIASFGGDPKNVTVFGESAGGASTCLHILSPMSKGLFQRAIPMSGSPLCDWSLAFMPQKRAFALGKILGFDTNDPDKLLEFLQSLPVEKLIDTSPTVMSFEEYSNNILKLYHFTPVVEKDFGQEHFLTEEPLEAMKNKRINDVDVLIGHTSEETTIGIAKFEQFFLQQYNRYPELVVPRKILMKCNPETVLEISKRIHDYYFKGKPINKDCMREFVSYANYACFIYDIYRFLSHLPKVGAGRRHMYKFSCVSGRNVYGSQGLKYGIKGAAHLDDLMYLLNANVHNVEVKQNTKEYELIQLACTVFTNFAKHGNPTPDSSLGIIWPEYDNSSKTYVAIEDTLIPRTVENEDLDFWKSNFEYSGLEF, from the exons ATGGTGGAAGTCAAGGTGCAACAAGGATGGTTGTCAGGAGAAAGGTTGGAGACGGTCACGGGAGATGGAAAGTATTACAGTTTCAAAGGCATCCCTTATGCTCAACCACCGTTGGGCAAACTGAGATTTAAG gCCCCGCAACCACCTCTGCCTTGGGAAGGAATAAGAGATGCCACAGCACATGGTCCTAAATGCCCACAGAAGGATATATTCACAGATACATTTTTAGCAGGAAATGAAGATTGTTTGTACCTGAATGTGTACAGCCCAGATATTATGCCAAATACGCCATTGCCAGTCATGGTGTTCATCCACGGAGGAGGTTACAAAAGTGGGTCTGGTAATGATGATCATTATGGCCCAGACTTCCTTATGCCCCACGGTGTGGTACTTGTAACCTTAAACTACAGATTAGATGCACTAGGTTTCCTGTGCTTAGACACTGAAGAAGTACCTGGGAACGCAGGATTGAAAGATCAGGTTGCTGCACTACGCTGGGTGAGAGATAACATTGCCAGTTTCGGCGGAGATCCTAAAAACGTCACCGTGTTTGGTGAAAGTGCTGGTGGAGCGTCTACATGTCTGCATATCCTCTCTCCTATGTCTAAAGGTCTCTTTCAGAGAGCTATACCAATGAGCGGTTCCCCTCTATGCGATTGGTCTTTGGCTTTTATGCCACAGAAACGTGCATTCGCACTTGGCAAAATCTTAGGCTTCGATACAAATGACCCTGATAAGCTCCTAGAATTCCTGCAAAGTTTGCCTGTGGAAAAACTTATAGACACAAGCCCTACTGTAATGTCTTTTGAAGAGTACAGCAACAACATATTAAAGCTGTATCATTTTACACCGGTTGTAGAAAAAGACTTTGGACAAGAACATTTCCTGACAGAGGAACCACTAGAAgctatgaaaaacaaaagaattaacGACGTAGATGTACTTATTGGACACACAAGTGAAGAGACCACGATTGGTATCGCTAAGTTTGAACAatttttcctgcaacaatacaATCGGTACCCAGAGCTGGTAGTTCCAAGGAAGATCCTAATGAAATGCAACCCGGAGACTGTTTTAGAAATATCGAAGAGGATAcacgattattattttaaagggaAGCCTATAAATAAAGACTGTATGAGAGAGTTTGTATCTTACGCGAATTATGCTTGCTTCATCTACGATATTTATAGATTCCTTAGTCATTTACCAAAGGTTGGTGCTGGACGGAGACACATGTATAAATTTTCTTGTGTGTCTGGTAGAAATGTGTACGGGAGTCAGGGTCTGAAGTATGGAATCAAAGGAGCTGCCCATTTGGATGACCTGATGTATTTATTGAATGCCAACGTACACAATGTGGAAGTGAAACAAAATACTAAGGAATATGAATTAATTCAACTGGCGTGCACGGTATTTACAAACTTCGCTAAACACGG AAATCCAACTCCGGACTCGTCTCTTGGTATAATCTGGCCTGAATATGACAACTCTAGCAAAACCTATGTGGCAATAGAAGATACTCTAATACCGAGAACAGTAGAAAATGAAGACCTGGACTTCTGGAAGAGTAACTTCGAATACTCTGGCTTGGAGTTTTAA
- the LOC110379857 gene encoding juvenile hormone esterase, protein MVQVRVSEGMLEGEVVHNEYGGTFCSFKGIPYAQPPIGDLRFKAPQPKQPWQGLRQAKEFGPVCYQCNSSFTNLTNMSEDCLYLNVYTPDVRNKNLPVMVWIHGGGFIWGSGNDDWYGPEFLIRHGIILVTFNYRLEALGFLCLDTKEVPGNAGMKDQVAALRWVKNNIASFGGNPDDVTIFGESAGAGSVAYHLISPMSKGLFKRAIVQSGSATCFWSLAFEPREKALLLAKQLGLESEDDKELYEFFKQQPLQKLVDLKLQVTLSQKSYEIHFGVADEKDFGDERFFYGNVVDAVRNRTHEGVEIMTGYTKDEGLMGVAIGGPFEYILAKAKLYREFFTPKLIQTHCAIADQLKAARKIQKFYFENEPVSMQNADKLIKFISTDMFVHGIMLSAKLESSKHRVYLYKFNCISERNQFSEIFFVDHLTKDKPVVCHCDDLTYLFPIKVFTDKVDKNSECFKLIDRVTKLWTNFAKYGNPTPDASLGVQWKPYTLEGQDYLDIGNVLIAGKSPDKEENDMWEEVFEEYLPNFTVGK, encoded by the exons ATGGTGCAAGTGAGAGTATCGGAAGGTATGCTGGAAGGCGAGGTAGTGCACAATGAGTATGGAGGCACCTTCTGCAGCTTCAAGGGCATACCGTATGCGCAGCCGCCGATAGGAGACCTGCGGTTCAAG GCACCACAGCCAAAGCAACCATGGCAAGGCTTGCGTCAAGCAAAGGAATTCGGCCCAGTTTGCTACCAATGTAACTCATCCTTTACTAACCTGACAAACATGAGTGAAGACTGCCTTTATCTGAACGTTTACACACCAGACgttagaaataaaaaccttCCGGTCATGGTCTGGATACACGGAGGAGGATTTATCTGGGGTAGTGGCAATGACGACTGGTATGGTCCAGAATTTCTCATCAGACATGGCATAATTCTCGTCACATTCAACTACAGGCTGGAAGCACTTGGGTTCTTATGCCTTGATACAAAAGAAGTACCTGGTAATGCTGGAATGAAGGATCAAGTAGCGGCTCTTAGATGGGTGAAGAATAATATTGCTAGCTTCGGTGGTAATCCCGATGATGTTACTATTTTTGGTGAAAGCGCTGGTGCGGGAAGTGTGGCATATCACTTGATATCTCCGATGTCTAAAGGACTATTTAAACGAGCGATTGTTCAGAGTGGATCGGCCACATGTTTCTGGTCACTAGCTTTCGAACCCAGAGAAAAAGCCCTGCTCCTTGCAAAACAATTAGGACTAGAATCCGAAGATGATAAGGAATTGTATGAATTCTTTAAACAGCAACCTTTACAAAAGCttgttgatttaaaattacaagTAACGCTATCACAAAAATCTTACGAAATCCATTTCGGTGTGGCAGATGAAAAAGATTTTGGTGACGAGAGATTCTTTTATGGAAATGTCGTTGACGCTGTACGTAACAGAACTCATGAAGGAGTGGAGATCATGACTGGGTACACCAAGGACGAAGGTTTGATGGGAGTAGCTATTGGTGGTCCGTTCGAATATATCCTCGCTAAAGCTAAACTTTACCGCGAATTCTTTACCCCTAAACTTATACAAACACACTGTGCGATTGCCGACCAATTAAAAGCTGCGAGGAAGATACAGAAATTCTATTTTGAAAACGAACCTGTATCGATGCAAAATGCAGATAAACTCATCAAGTTTATAAGTACCGATATGTTTGTTCATGGAATAATGTTATCCGCTAAGCTTGAGTCGTCGAAACACAGGGTGTATTTATACAAGTTTAATTGTATATCGGAAAGAAATCAGTTCAGCGAGATATTTTTCGTCGATCATCTTACGAAAGATAAGCCGGTGGTATGTCACTGCGATGATTTGACGTATCTGTTTCCGATAAAAGTTTTTACAGACAAAGTTGATAAAAACTCGGAATGTTTCAAATTGATCGACAGGGTCACTAAGCTTTGGACCAATTTCGCCAAATACGG gAACCCTACCCCGGATGCTAGCCTCGGGGTACAATGGAAGCCATACACCTTAGAAGGGCAAGATTACTTGGACATCGGTAACGTATTGATTGCTGGCAAATCACCAGATAAGGAAGAAAACGACATGTGGGAGGAAGTGTTTGAGGAATATTTGCCTAACTTTACTGTTGGCAAATAA